A genomic region of Oncorhynchus mykiss isolate Arlee chromosome 4, USDA_OmykA_1.1, whole genome shotgun sequence contains the following coding sequences:
- the LOC110522456 gene encoding transcriptional repressor protein YY1 isoform X4 — protein sequence MASGDTLYIEADGSEMPAELVELHEIEVETIPVETFETTVVGGDDDQPMIALQPLVSDDPNSIHHHHQEVILVQTREEVVGGDDSDMLADGGYEDQILIPVPAPGVEDEYIEQTLVTVAGKNSVGRTKRGVGGSGKKTGQKSYLGAVEPSSRKWEQKQVQIKTMEGEFSVTMWASDDKKDIDHESVVEEQIIGENSPPDYSEYMTGKKLPPGGIPGIDLSDPKQLAEFARSVSICLNSPVHQGMKPRKVKEDDAPRTIACPHKGCTKMFRDNSAMRKHLHTHGPRVHVCAECGKAFVESSKLKRHQLVHTGEKPFQCTFEGCGKRFSLDFNLRTHVRIHTGDRPYVCPFDGCNKKFAQSTNLKSHILTHAKAKNNQ from the exons ATGGCATCGGGCGATACGCTTTATATTGAGGCGGACGGCTCGGAGATGCCGGCCGAACTAGTGGAGTTACACGAGATAGAGGTGGAAACGATACCGGTAGAGACTTTCGAGACTACAGTGGTCGGGGGAGACGACGACCAGCCGATGATAGCACTCCAGCCGCTGGTATCAGACGACCCGAATTCgatccaccaccaccatcaagaAGTGATCCTAGTGCAGACAAGAGAGGAAGTTGTTGGCGGGGATGATTCGGATATGCTTGCGGACGGGGGTTACGAGGATCAAATCCTCATCCCCGTCCCAGCACCCGGGGTGGAAGACGAGTACATCGAACAGACTCTGGTGACTGTAGCCGGGAAAAACTCGGTTGGTCGGACGAAGAGAGGGGTAGGCGGCAGTGGCAAAAAAACTGGCCAAAAGAGTTATTTGGGTGCTGTAGAACCAAGCAGTAGAAAATGGGAACAGAAGCAGGTGCAAATAAAGACTATGGAGGGGGAATTCTCTGTTACAATGTGGGCTTCGG ATGACAAAAAAGACATTGACCATGAGTCAGTTGTTGAAGAACAGATCATTGGGGAGAATTCCCCTCCGGACTACTCTGAATACATGACGGGGAAGAAGCTGCCCCCTGGAGGGATACCTGGCATCGACCTGTCAGACCCCAAACAGCTGGCAGAGTTTGCCAGGTCAGTGTCTATCTGCCTAAACTCACCTGTCCATCAAGG GATGAAGCCGAGGAAGGTAAAAGAAGACGACGCGCCCAGGACGATAGCCTGCCCTCACAAA GGCTGCACAAAGATGTTCAGGGACAATTCAGCGATGAGGAAGCATCTCCACACCCACGGGCCTCGTGTGCACGTCTGTGCCGAATGTGGCAAGGCCTTCGTAGAGAGTTCCAAACTCAAACGTCACCAACTcgttcacacaggggagaaacccttccAA TGTACCTTTGAGGGCTGTGGGAAGAGGTTTTCGCTGGACTTTAACTTGCGCACACACGTTCGAATCCACACCGGAGACCGGCCCTACGTATGCCCCTTTGACGGCTGCAATAAGAAGTTTGCCCAGTCAACCAACCTCAAGTCTCACATCCTCACACACGCCAAAGCCAAAAACAACCAATGA
- the LOC110522456 gene encoding transcriptional repressor protein YY1 isoform X5 has product MASGDTLYIEADGSEMPAELVELHEIEVETIPVETFETTVVGGDDDQPMIALQPLVSDDPNSIHHHHQEVILVQTREEVVGGDDSDMLADGGYEDQILIPVPAPGVEDEYIEQTLVTVAGKNSVGRTKRGVGGSGKKTGQKSYLGAVEPSSRKWEQKQVQIKTMEGEFSVTMWASDIDHESVVEEQIIGENSPPDYSEYMTGKKLPPGGIPGIDLSDPKQLAEFARSVSICLNSPVHQGMKPRKVKEDDAPRTIACPHKGCTKMFRDNSAMRKHLHTHGPRVHVCAECGKAFVESSKLKRHQLVHTGEKPFQCTFEGCGKRFSLDFNLRTHVRIHTGDRPYVCPFDGCNKKFAQSTNLKSHILTHAKAKNNQ; this is encoded by the exons ATGGCATCGGGCGATACGCTTTATATTGAGGCGGACGGCTCGGAGATGCCGGCCGAACTAGTGGAGTTACACGAGATAGAGGTGGAAACGATACCGGTAGAGACTTTCGAGACTACAGTGGTCGGGGGAGACGACGACCAGCCGATGATAGCACTCCAGCCGCTGGTATCAGACGACCCGAATTCgatccaccaccaccatcaagaAGTGATCCTAGTGCAGACAAGAGAGGAAGTTGTTGGCGGGGATGATTCGGATATGCTTGCGGACGGGGGTTACGAGGATCAAATCCTCATCCCCGTCCCAGCACCCGGGGTGGAAGACGAGTACATCGAACAGACTCTGGTGACTGTAGCCGGGAAAAACTCGGTTGGTCGGACGAAGAGAGGGGTAGGCGGCAGTGGCAAAAAAACTGGCCAAAAGAGTTATTTGGGTGCTGTAGAACCAAGCAGTAGAAAATGGGAACAGAAGCAGGTGCAAATAAAGACTATGGAGGGGGAATTCTCTGTTACAATGTGGGCTTCGG ACATTGACCATGAGTCAGTTGTTGAAGAACAGATCATTGGGGAGAATTCCCCTCCGGACTACTCTGAATACATGACGGGGAAGAAGCTGCCCCCTGGAGGGATACCTGGCATCGACCTGTCAGACCCCAAACAGCTGGCAGAGTTTGCCAGGTCAGTGTCTATCTGCCTAAACTCACCTGTCCATCAAGG GATGAAGCCGAGGAAGGTAAAAGAAGACGACGCGCCCAGGACGATAGCCTGCCCTCACAAA GGCTGCACAAAGATGTTCAGGGACAATTCAGCGATGAGGAAGCATCTCCACACCCACGGGCCTCGTGTGCACGTCTGTGCCGAATGTGGCAAGGCCTTCGTAGAGAGTTCCAAACTCAAACGTCACCAACTcgttcacacaggggagaaacccttccAA TGTACCTTTGAGGGCTGTGGGAAGAGGTTTTCGCTGGACTTTAACTTGCGCACACACGTTCGAATCCACACCGGAGACCGGCCCTACGTATGCCCCTTTGACGGCTGCAATAAGAAGTTTGCCCAGTCAACCAACCTCAAGTCTCACATCCTCACACACGCCAAAGCCAAAAACAACCAATGA
- the LOC110522456 gene encoding transcriptional repressor protein YY1 isoform X3, with amino-acid sequence MASGDTLYIEADGSEMPAELVELHEIEVETIPVETFETTVVGGDDDQPMIALQPLVSDDPNSIHHHHQEVILVQTREEVVGGDDSDMLADGGYEDQILIPVPAPGVEDEYIEQTLVTVAGKNSVGRTKRGVGGSGKKTGQKSYLGAVEPSSRKWEQKQVQIKTMEGEFSVTMWASDDKKDIDHESVVEEQIIGENSPPDYSEYMTGKKLPPGGIPGIDLSDPKQLAEFASSFSDSAGPYGQNSVWMKPRKVKEDDAPRTIACPHKGCTKMFRDNSAMRKHLHTHGPRVHVCAECGKAFVESSKLKRHQLVHTGEKPFQCTFEGCGKRFSLDFNLRTHVRIHTGDRPYVCPFDGCNKKFAQSTNLKSHILTHAKAKNNQ; translated from the exons ATGGCATCGGGCGATACGCTTTATATTGAGGCGGACGGCTCGGAGATGCCGGCCGAACTAGTGGAGTTACACGAGATAGAGGTGGAAACGATACCGGTAGAGACTTTCGAGACTACAGTGGTCGGGGGAGACGACGACCAGCCGATGATAGCACTCCAGCCGCTGGTATCAGACGACCCGAATTCgatccaccaccaccatcaagaAGTGATCCTAGTGCAGACAAGAGAGGAAGTTGTTGGCGGGGATGATTCGGATATGCTTGCGGACGGGGGTTACGAGGATCAAATCCTCATCCCCGTCCCAGCACCCGGGGTGGAAGACGAGTACATCGAACAGACTCTGGTGACTGTAGCCGGGAAAAACTCGGTTGGTCGGACGAAGAGAGGGGTAGGCGGCAGTGGCAAAAAAACTGGCCAAAAGAGTTATTTGGGTGCTGTAGAACCAAGCAGTAGAAAATGGGAACAGAAGCAGGTGCAAATAAAGACTATGGAGGGGGAATTCTCTGTTACAATGTGGGCTTCGG ATGACAAAAAAGACATTGACCATGAGTCAGTTGTTGAAGAACAGATCATTGGGGAGAATTCCCCTCCGGACTACTCTGAATACATGACGGGGAAGAAGCTGCCCCCTGGAGGGATACCTGGCATCGACCTGTCAGACCCCAAACAGCTGGCAGAGTTTGCCAG TTCCTTCAGTGACTCTGCTGGTCCCTATGGTCAGAACTCAGTGTG GATGAAGCCGAGGAAGGTAAAAGAAGACGACGCGCCCAGGACGATAGCCTGCCCTCACAAA GGCTGCACAAAGATGTTCAGGGACAATTCAGCGATGAGGAAGCATCTCCACACCCACGGGCCTCGTGTGCACGTCTGTGCCGAATGTGGCAAGGCCTTCGTAGAGAGTTCCAAACTCAAACGTCACCAACTcgttcacacaggggagaaacccttccAA TGTACCTTTGAGGGCTGTGGGAAGAGGTTTTCGCTGGACTTTAACTTGCGCACACACGTTCGAATCCACACCGGAGACCGGCCCTACGTATGCCCCTTTGACGGCTGCAATAAGAAGTTTGCCCAGTCAACCAACCTCAAGTCTCACATCCTCACACACGCCAAAGCCAAAAACAACCAATGA
- the LOC110522456 gene encoding transcriptional repressor protein YY1 isoform X2, protein MASGDTLYIEADGSEMPAELVELHEIEVETIPVETFETTVVGGDDDQPMIALQPLVSDDPNSIHHHHQEVILVQTREEVVGGDDSDMLADGGYEDQILIPVPAPGVEDEYIEQTLVTVAGKNSVGRTKRGVGGSGKKTGQKSYLGAVEPSSRKWEQKQVQIKTMEGEFSVTMWASDIDHESVVEEQIIGENSPPDYSEYMTGKKLPPGGIPGIDLSDPKQLAEFARSVSICLNSPVHQGSFSDSAGPYGQNSVWMKPRKVKEDDAPRTIACPHKGCTKMFRDNSAMRKHLHTHGPRVHVCAECGKAFVESSKLKRHQLVHTGEKPFQCTFEGCGKRFSLDFNLRTHVRIHTGDRPYVCPFDGCNKKFAQSTNLKSHILTHAKAKNNQ, encoded by the exons ATGGCATCGGGCGATACGCTTTATATTGAGGCGGACGGCTCGGAGATGCCGGCCGAACTAGTGGAGTTACACGAGATAGAGGTGGAAACGATACCGGTAGAGACTTTCGAGACTACAGTGGTCGGGGGAGACGACGACCAGCCGATGATAGCACTCCAGCCGCTGGTATCAGACGACCCGAATTCgatccaccaccaccatcaagaAGTGATCCTAGTGCAGACAAGAGAGGAAGTTGTTGGCGGGGATGATTCGGATATGCTTGCGGACGGGGGTTACGAGGATCAAATCCTCATCCCCGTCCCAGCACCCGGGGTGGAAGACGAGTACATCGAACAGACTCTGGTGACTGTAGCCGGGAAAAACTCGGTTGGTCGGACGAAGAGAGGGGTAGGCGGCAGTGGCAAAAAAACTGGCCAAAAGAGTTATTTGGGTGCTGTAGAACCAAGCAGTAGAAAATGGGAACAGAAGCAGGTGCAAATAAAGACTATGGAGGGGGAATTCTCTGTTACAATGTGGGCTTCGG ACATTGACCATGAGTCAGTTGTTGAAGAACAGATCATTGGGGAGAATTCCCCTCCGGACTACTCTGAATACATGACGGGGAAGAAGCTGCCCCCTGGAGGGATACCTGGCATCGACCTGTCAGACCCCAAACAGCTGGCAGAGTTTGCCAGGTCAGTGTCTATCTGCCTAAACTCACCTGTCCATCAAGG TTCCTTCAGTGACTCTGCTGGTCCCTATGGTCAGAACTCAGTGTG GATGAAGCCGAGGAAGGTAAAAGAAGACGACGCGCCCAGGACGATAGCCTGCCCTCACAAA GGCTGCACAAAGATGTTCAGGGACAATTCAGCGATGAGGAAGCATCTCCACACCCACGGGCCTCGTGTGCACGTCTGTGCCGAATGTGGCAAGGCCTTCGTAGAGAGTTCCAAACTCAAACGTCACCAACTcgttcacacaggggagaaacccttccAA TGTACCTTTGAGGGCTGTGGGAAGAGGTTTTCGCTGGACTTTAACTTGCGCACACACGTTCGAATCCACACCGGAGACCGGCCCTACGTATGCCCCTTTGACGGCTGCAATAAGAAGTTTGCCCAGTCAACCAACCTCAAGTCTCACATCCTCACACACGCCAAAGCCAAAAACAACCAATGA
- the LOC110522456 gene encoding transcriptional repressor protein YY1 isoform X1, translating into MASGDTLYIEADGSEMPAELVELHEIEVETIPVETFETTVVGGDDDQPMIALQPLVSDDPNSIHHHHQEVILVQTREEVVGGDDSDMLADGGYEDQILIPVPAPGVEDEYIEQTLVTVAGKNSVGRTKRGVGGSGKKTGQKSYLGAVEPSSRKWEQKQVQIKTMEGEFSVTMWASDDKKDIDHESVVEEQIIGENSPPDYSEYMTGKKLPPGGIPGIDLSDPKQLAEFARSVSICLNSPVHQGSFSDSAGPYGQNSVWMKPRKVKEDDAPRTIACPHKGCTKMFRDNSAMRKHLHTHGPRVHVCAECGKAFVESSKLKRHQLVHTGEKPFQCTFEGCGKRFSLDFNLRTHVRIHTGDRPYVCPFDGCNKKFAQSTNLKSHILTHAKAKNNQ; encoded by the exons ATGGCATCGGGCGATACGCTTTATATTGAGGCGGACGGCTCGGAGATGCCGGCCGAACTAGTGGAGTTACACGAGATAGAGGTGGAAACGATACCGGTAGAGACTTTCGAGACTACAGTGGTCGGGGGAGACGACGACCAGCCGATGATAGCACTCCAGCCGCTGGTATCAGACGACCCGAATTCgatccaccaccaccatcaagaAGTGATCCTAGTGCAGACAAGAGAGGAAGTTGTTGGCGGGGATGATTCGGATATGCTTGCGGACGGGGGTTACGAGGATCAAATCCTCATCCCCGTCCCAGCACCCGGGGTGGAAGACGAGTACATCGAACAGACTCTGGTGACTGTAGCCGGGAAAAACTCGGTTGGTCGGACGAAGAGAGGGGTAGGCGGCAGTGGCAAAAAAACTGGCCAAAAGAGTTATTTGGGTGCTGTAGAACCAAGCAGTAGAAAATGGGAACAGAAGCAGGTGCAAATAAAGACTATGGAGGGGGAATTCTCTGTTACAATGTGGGCTTCGG ATGACAAAAAAGACATTGACCATGAGTCAGTTGTTGAAGAACAGATCATTGGGGAGAATTCCCCTCCGGACTACTCTGAATACATGACGGGGAAGAAGCTGCCCCCTGGAGGGATACCTGGCATCGACCTGTCAGACCCCAAACAGCTGGCAGAGTTTGCCAGGTCAGTGTCTATCTGCCTAAACTCACCTGTCCATCAAGG TTCCTTCAGTGACTCTGCTGGTCCCTATGGTCAGAACTCAGTGTG GATGAAGCCGAGGAAGGTAAAAGAAGACGACGCGCCCAGGACGATAGCCTGCCCTCACAAA GGCTGCACAAAGATGTTCAGGGACAATTCAGCGATGAGGAAGCATCTCCACACCCACGGGCCTCGTGTGCACGTCTGTGCCGAATGTGGCAAGGCCTTCGTAGAGAGTTCCAAACTCAAACGTCACCAACTcgttcacacaggggagaaacccttccAA TGTACCTTTGAGGGCTGTGGGAAGAGGTTTTCGCTGGACTTTAACTTGCGCACACACGTTCGAATCCACACCGGAGACCGGCCCTACGTATGCCCCTTTGACGGCTGCAATAAGAAGTTTGCCCAGTCAACCAACCTCAAGTCTCACATCCTCACACACGCCAAAGCCAAAAACAACCAATGA
- the LOC110522456 gene encoding transcriptional repressor protein YY1 isoform X7 has translation MASGDTLYIEADGSEMPAELVELHEIEVETIPVETFETTVVGGDDDQPMIALQPLVSDDPNSIHHHHQEVILVQTREEVVGGDDSDMLADGGYEDQILIPVPAPGVEDEYIEQTLVTVAGKNSVGRTKRGVGGSGKKTGQKSYLGAVEPSSRKWEQKQVQIKTMEGEFSVTMWASDIDHESVVEEQIIGENSPPDYSEYMTGKKLPPGGIPGIDLSDPKQLAEFARMKPRKVKEDDAPRTIACPHKGCTKMFRDNSAMRKHLHTHGPRVHVCAECGKAFVESSKLKRHQLVHTGEKPFQCTFEGCGKRFSLDFNLRTHVRIHTGDRPYVCPFDGCNKKFAQSTNLKSHILTHAKAKNNQ, from the exons ATGGCATCGGGCGATACGCTTTATATTGAGGCGGACGGCTCGGAGATGCCGGCCGAACTAGTGGAGTTACACGAGATAGAGGTGGAAACGATACCGGTAGAGACTTTCGAGACTACAGTGGTCGGGGGAGACGACGACCAGCCGATGATAGCACTCCAGCCGCTGGTATCAGACGACCCGAATTCgatccaccaccaccatcaagaAGTGATCCTAGTGCAGACAAGAGAGGAAGTTGTTGGCGGGGATGATTCGGATATGCTTGCGGACGGGGGTTACGAGGATCAAATCCTCATCCCCGTCCCAGCACCCGGGGTGGAAGACGAGTACATCGAACAGACTCTGGTGACTGTAGCCGGGAAAAACTCGGTTGGTCGGACGAAGAGAGGGGTAGGCGGCAGTGGCAAAAAAACTGGCCAAAAGAGTTATTTGGGTGCTGTAGAACCAAGCAGTAGAAAATGGGAACAGAAGCAGGTGCAAATAAAGACTATGGAGGGGGAATTCTCTGTTACAATGTGGGCTTCGG ACATTGACCATGAGTCAGTTGTTGAAGAACAGATCATTGGGGAGAATTCCCCTCCGGACTACTCTGAATACATGACGGGGAAGAAGCTGCCCCCTGGAGGGATACCTGGCATCGACCTGTCAGACCCCAAACAGCTGGCAGAGTTTGCCAG GATGAAGCCGAGGAAGGTAAAAGAAGACGACGCGCCCAGGACGATAGCCTGCCCTCACAAA GGCTGCACAAAGATGTTCAGGGACAATTCAGCGATGAGGAAGCATCTCCACACCCACGGGCCTCGTGTGCACGTCTGTGCCGAATGTGGCAAGGCCTTCGTAGAGAGTTCCAAACTCAAACGTCACCAACTcgttcacacaggggagaaacccttccAA TGTACCTTTGAGGGCTGTGGGAAGAGGTTTTCGCTGGACTTTAACTTGCGCACACACGTTCGAATCCACACCGGAGACCGGCCCTACGTATGCCCCTTTGACGGCTGCAATAAGAAGTTTGCCCAGTCAACCAACCTCAAGTCTCACATCCTCACACACGCCAAAGCCAAAAACAACCAATGA
- the LOC110522456 gene encoding transcriptional repressor protein YY1 isoform X6, with protein sequence MASGDTLYIEADGSEMPAELVELHEIEVETIPVETFETTVVGGDDDQPMIALQPLVSDDPNSIHHHHQEVILVQTREEVVGGDDSDMLADGGYEDQILIPVPAPGVEDEYIEQTLVTVAGKNSVGRTKRGVGGSGKKTGQKSYLGAVEPSSRKWEQKQVQIKTMEGEFSVTMWASDDKKDIDHESVVEEQIIGENSPPDYSEYMTGKKLPPGGIPGIDLSDPKQLAEFARMKPRKVKEDDAPRTIACPHKGCTKMFRDNSAMRKHLHTHGPRVHVCAECGKAFVESSKLKRHQLVHTGEKPFQCTFEGCGKRFSLDFNLRTHVRIHTGDRPYVCPFDGCNKKFAQSTNLKSHILTHAKAKNNQ encoded by the exons ATGGCATCGGGCGATACGCTTTATATTGAGGCGGACGGCTCGGAGATGCCGGCCGAACTAGTGGAGTTACACGAGATAGAGGTGGAAACGATACCGGTAGAGACTTTCGAGACTACAGTGGTCGGGGGAGACGACGACCAGCCGATGATAGCACTCCAGCCGCTGGTATCAGACGACCCGAATTCgatccaccaccaccatcaagaAGTGATCCTAGTGCAGACAAGAGAGGAAGTTGTTGGCGGGGATGATTCGGATATGCTTGCGGACGGGGGTTACGAGGATCAAATCCTCATCCCCGTCCCAGCACCCGGGGTGGAAGACGAGTACATCGAACAGACTCTGGTGACTGTAGCCGGGAAAAACTCGGTTGGTCGGACGAAGAGAGGGGTAGGCGGCAGTGGCAAAAAAACTGGCCAAAAGAGTTATTTGGGTGCTGTAGAACCAAGCAGTAGAAAATGGGAACAGAAGCAGGTGCAAATAAAGACTATGGAGGGGGAATTCTCTGTTACAATGTGGGCTTCGG ATGACAAAAAAGACATTGACCATGAGTCAGTTGTTGAAGAACAGATCATTGGGGAGAATTCCCCTCCGGACTACTCTGAATACATGACGGGGAAGAAGCTGCCCCCTGGAGGGATACCTGGCATCGACCTGTCAGACCCCAAACAGCTGGCAGAGTTTGCCAG GATGAAGCCGAGGAAGGTAAAAGAAGACGACGCGCCCAGGACGATAGCCTGCCCTCACAAA GGCTGCACAAAGATGTTCAGGGACAATTCAGCGATGAGGAAGCATCTCCACACCCACGGGCCTCGTGTGCACGTCTGTGCCGAATGTGGCAAGGCCTTCGTAGAGAGTTCCAAACTCAAACGTCACCAACTcgttcacacaggggagaaacccttccAA TGTACCTTTGAGGGCTGTGGGAAGAGGTTTTCGCTGGACTTTAACTTGCGCACACACGTTCGAATCCACACCGGAGACCGGCCCTACGTATGCCCCTTTGACGGCTGCAATAAGAAGTTTGCCCAGTCAACCAACCTCAAGTCTCACATCCTCACACACGCCAAAGCCAAAAACAACCAATGA